One window of the Salvia miltiorrhiza cultivar Shanhuang (shh) chromosome 6, IMPLAD_Smil_shh, whole genome shotgun sequence genome contains the following:
- the LOC130988703 gene encoding UDP-glucose 6-dehydrogenase 1: MVKICCIGAGYVGGPTMAVIALKCPDIEVAVVDISVPRITAWNSDTLPIYEPGLDEVVKQCRGKNLFFSTDVEKHVFEADIVFVSVNTPTKTRGLGAGKAADLTYWESAARMIADVSKSDKIVVEKSTVPVKTAEAIEKILTHNSKGINYQILSNPEFLAEGTAIQDLFNPDRVLIGGRETPEGNKAVKALKDVYAHWVPEDRILTTNLWSAELSKLAANAFLAQRISSVNAMSALCEATGADVSQVAYAVGTDSRIGPKFLNASVGFGGSCFQKDILNLVYICECNGLPEVAEYWKQVIKINDYQKNRFVNRLVSSMFNTVANKKIAILGFAFKKDTGDTRETPAIDVCKGLLGDKAQLSIYDPQVTDDQIQRDLSMNKFDWDHPLHLQPMSPTTVKKVHTVWDAYEATKDAHAVCILTEWDEFKKLDFQRIYDNMQKPAFVFDGRNVVNADKLREIGFIVYSIGKPLDAWLKDMPAVA; this comes from the coding sequence ATGGTGAAGATTTGCTGTATTGGAGCTGGATATGTGGGAGGCCCTACAATGGCTGTGATAGCACTCAAATGCCCTGATATTGAAGTGGCTGTTGTTGATATTTCTGTCCCACGCATCACTGCCTGGAACAGTGATACACTTCCTATCTATGAGCCAGGACTTGATGAGGTAGTGAAGCAGTGCCGGGGCAAGAACCTATTCTTCAGCACAGATGTGGAGAAACATGTGTTTGAGGCTGACATAGTATTTGTGTCAGTCAACACCCCTACTAAGACTCGAGGTCTTGGAGCTGGCAAAGCTGCAGATTTGACATACTGGGAAAGTGCAGCACGTATGATTGCCGATGTATCAAAATCTGATAAGATAGTGGTTGAGAAGTCTACAGTTCCGGTCAAAACCGCTGAGGCcattgaaaaaatcttgaccCATAACAGCAAGGGAATTAATTATCAGATTCTTTCCAACCCAGAATTCCTTGCTGAAGGTACTGCAATTCAAGATCTTTTCAACCCAGACAGGGTTCTAATCGGAGGCAGGGAAACCCCAGAAGGCAACAAGGCAGTTAAAGCACTTAAGGATGTTTACGCTCATTGGGTTCCTGAAGATCGCATCCTCACCACTAATTTATGGTCAGCAGAACTGTCAAAACTTGCTGCAAATGCATTCTTGGCCCAACGTATCTCGTCAGTGAATGCAATGTCAGCTCTCTGTGAAGCCACTGGAGCAGATGTTTCCCAGGTGGCTTATGCTGTTGGCACAGACTCAAGAATCGGTCCCAAGTTCCTCAACGCCAGTGTTGGTTTTGGTGGTTCCTGCTTCCAGAAGGACATTCTGAACTTAGTTTATATTTGCGAGTGCAATGGTCTCCCTGAAGTTGCAGAATACTGGAAGCAAGTCATCAAGATTAACGACTACCAGAAGAACCGTTTTGTCAACCGACTTGTCTCGTCCATGTTCAACACAGTTGCTAACAAGAAAATCGCCATCCTGGGTTTTGCTTTCAAGAAGGACACAGGTGATACTCGAGAGACTCCTGCTATCGACGTCTGCAAAGGGCTCCTAGGGGACAAGGCCCAACTCAGCATCTACGATCCCCAGGTCACTGACGACCAGATCCAGAGGGACCTCTCGATGAACAAGTTCGACTGGGACCATCCCCTTCACCTCCAGCCAATGAGCCCGACCACAGTGAAGAAAGTGCATACTGTCTGGGACGCCTATGAGGCTACCAAAGATGCACATGCTGTCTGCATTCTGACCGAGTGGGATGAGTTTAAGAAGCTCGATTTCCAGAGGATATATGACAACATGCAGAAACCTGCCTTTGTTTTTGACGGGAGGAACGTTGTGAATGCCGATAAGCTCAGGGAGATTGGTTTCATTGTTTACTCAATCGGCAAGCCACTGGATGCGTGGCTAAAGGACATGCCTGCTGTTGCCTAA